Proteins from a genomic interval of Danio rerio strain Tuebingen ecotype United States chromosome 4, GRCz12tu, whole genome shotgun sequence:
- the spx gene encoding spexin prohormone 1 precursor, translated as MKDLRTLAAYALALLLLATFVSHSWSAPKGSFQRRNWTPQAMLYLKGTQGRRFVSEDRNEGDLYDTIRLESRSQNTENLSISKAAAFLLNILQQARDEDEPY; from the exons ATGAAA GATTTAAGGACTCTTGCGGCGTACGCACTTGCGCTGTTACTTCTTGCAACATTTGTGTCCCATTCCTGGAGCGCACCCAAG ggCAGTTTTCAGCGTCGGAATTGGACACCCCAAGCTATGTTATATCTGAAAGGCACAC AGGGACGGCGCTTTGTGTCAGAAGACAGAAATGAAGGGGACCTGTATGATACAATACGCTTAG AATCCCGCAGTCAAAACACAGAAAACCTGAGCATCTCTAAAGCAGCGGCGTTTCTCCTGAACATCCTCCAGCAGGCCAGAGATGAAGACGAGCCGTACTGA